The genomic segment TACACACCTTCATTGGTTTTGCCCTTTGCGTGAATTTCCCCCATCAATAGATCCTTCACAAGAAAACACCATGGTAAGAACTCAATTGAGACATTTTTATCAACACAGAATTGATATATGGAAATTAAATTGCGTTTAATGTCAGGAACACAAAGgatattatttaaatgaaatgagtGAGTGGAAGAGGAAAGTTGATTGGACCCTAGGTGCGTAATTTTTAAACCTTTACCATCCCCTATCAAAACATCAAGAGCTTTTCATGAAGCTCATCAAAGCTTAGGGCATTCTCCCTAGCTTGCATAGCCCTTACCCGTTCTCGGTATTCATCACCAAGTTTGTCAAGAATTTTATCTGTTAGGTCTTCATTGTCAATTGGCGCACCTAATACTGCAAGTTCATTAGCTTTGGCTTTGACAGATTGTAGAAAATCTATTATACTAAGAGTGCCTTTGGTTAGCAATTTGAGTTGTGATTTTACTTGTTTGATTCGTCCTCTAGATGGAGTAGCATATGTGGCAACAAGAATGCTCCATGCTTCACGAGAAGATTTTGCTCTAGCAATAAATGGATGATTGTAGGTGTAATGGATCCAATGATAGCATTGAGGATAAGCTGATCTTGACGTATCTAGGTGATATATTCTGGATTCAAGCGTTTGGTTGTGATCTTGCTGTTGCTGGTGGTAAGGTGTTCTGATGGACATGGCTTGGTACCATCTATGTACCCGTGTAAATCATAGCCAACAAAAAATGTTTGAAACTGTAGTTTCCATGACAGGTAATTGGAACTGTTTAGTTTGAGAGGAGCTTGTGCGGTAACATTGATAGTCACCAGATTTGTGGTTAAGGAATCACTCAttgtgattgaaagcaatgacagaagaagaaacaattaatgagattgctctgataccatgtaagATATTGTAGGATTTGTGTGAAGCACTGCGTAGTCCTTTAACTACAAGcagtgtatgtatatatatatatgttacagAGAATCTACAGTCAGTTACAGTAAGTAGAGTTTAACTCTACTACAATCCTATCAACCTACAACGTTATTCTAATCCTTATCTCTTaggaatttaaattcaaatagtATATACATGGATAGTTGCTTACAATTTCAACGTATTTAGTTGTTGATTTGCTTTGTATTCTACTATCGTTTAGTAACTACTAGGGATAGTAAACATacaagataaaattattatttttctttcttatttggtTATAGTAAacaagatataataaaatatatataaaaatattttatatttaatatatattattgttaaacttatatattttaaaaaataattagttttttttatattttagtttatattgagttttgatattaataatattataataacatttgttataaaatcaaaactgacTTGACGGGTTGACCTGAGGTCTAAATTGATctgagtttaagaaaaaaaaagaggaagaattGACTTGACCTAACTTGGTAAAAAACTGAGGTCAACTCAGAATAAAAATGGGTCAAAACCCCGTTaacttttttggaaaaaatatttgatcaaaataaggttgctttaattatttctaaaaacaatttgGATCATCGAGTTGACCCTCCTGACCCATAACCTGAAACTTGCCTCGGGTCTACTCTAGAGTTTAAgttttaagattataataataaccacttttatcCATATATTGACTTGGGTCATGTAAACCCCcggttaaaataaaaagaatggtaTGAAAAGTGTTGGTGTAAACACTGGCAAAAAATCGGTAATGTTGTCATGGCACATAAATAAGTCGTAAATgagtaaaaaaggaaaataaatatagtaaaGTGGCTCCAAGGAGACAGTAAAATGATTGGGTGCTTTACGCAAGGATGAAATAaggagattttgatttttgggcgaaaaatcataaatcgactagttttatattaaaaattcgTAACTCTCGATCGGGTTGTtagaaaaatctgaaaatttttATGGagacttttaatattttattttttttagctttggttaaaatttcataattttagggagaaattgataatttttttagaaaaatcacaatttgactagTTTTGCGCTATCGCGCATAACTTTTAATATGATTGAAAAATTGAGTTGAAACTTTGTGTGGAGcattctaatatattattttagcatgGGGTAAAGTTTcagaatttttataatattatgtctggtgatttttaaaatttgcacGAAAAAGTACTAGTAACCaggcaaaaacaaaatatacaagAGACACAtggtaatataattaaaagaaagatgatATAAATTAGTTGAAAAGTCAGCCTTCAAAGGGCTGTTTCTAGCAgaccaaaaggaaaaagaaaagaagaaaagaaaatgactcATGGGGActagataaattaaaacataaaaggcAAGGGCTTaaatgcaaataataaaaattttactatataaacCCCATTTTACTTGGGGTGTCCAGCGGGTTACAAGGAGAGAAAGGGGAGTTAGGGATTTTCTTACATCTTTTCTATAATTCTCTCatcaattcttaaaaataatgcaTGATTATGGAGAGTTAAGATAATTATAAAGGTTTATGATTATGGAGAGTTAAAAGTGTTATGATTATATCCATATACAATCTATAACACTTTTGTATTTTCCAATGTCATTGCCTATATCAActttcaattgatatttttgtgcttattgttataaaattttgatagaaaGCATACTAATTGCTTTAAATAGTGTATTATAATTAAGATTATCATTCCCACGGGGACAATCTACCTACTAGATAATGAAATTATTCTAGTCCTAAATTATTTCAAGACACAAAAAAGATGCATGTGTAAGAAAATTAACAGATtggtaaataaaaattaaacaaaaacatgatattaaaataaattcattgatgGACAAGATACTGAGGTTTCTAATTTACTTAACCAAGCCAAActaattcttaaaatatattactaAGAAGCAAATATCATATATAATCTCTTGAGACCAACatgcataaaaattcatttgaatgGTGatcaataattcaaagtattagaAACAATGACACAATCAATAATGATTGATACATAccttaataaaataactaagaaatTTGAGAATGTCATGGAGACGGAATATTAAAGCCTTAACAATAATATGTAACACATAATAAGATTATTATAAACCATAATCTCtatggagaaagaaaaaaaagtgtcaaGAAAAACACTTTGTTTGAGTTGAATTTCTTAATCACTAACAAACTCTTATTCAATATCTTTATTCCTCACTTGATGTTGAATTGCAAATTTCAATGATGAAAAGCCCTAACTTACcagttttggttgttttttcttctttagtcTCCAAACTTCTAGTCTAATTTTCTTTGTCAGGtcaatttattttgagaaaatgataaaatatcaaagttGTATGGCTTTCTCTTATATTTCTCCTAacatcaaaattgaattgattggaTATTTCTAGCCAAAATTATGTGTAATTTACCAAGATATGTTTCTAAAATTTCTGGTATGGAAATTTTCAATTCTTAAAATAGGCAATTTCCTCCTGTCATTCTTGCCCAAAACATGTACATAAGTTAATCAgctttttaaagattaatttcttcatttaattgGCTTCTAAGCGAGCTTTCTCAATATAATAAaccaaaattcaatttgggcCAATGTTTTAGCTAGAGTTTTGAGGATTAAATGTTGATTCCTCACTTCAAAACTCATAatctatgaatttgtttttttctacataaaaataaataaagtatataaaatagaaaaatttaagatgaactagaataaaattgaaattaataatgtggtaaaaatatataaaaatcaagaatatcACTTTCATGCTAACATCATAGCCTCAtacttatcttttttaaaaaccttATGACATGATCATATGACCATAACCAATTTGGCCAAACCCTAATCATTAACAAGTGATTCATCCTATTTAAATGTCTTTTAATTAGAACTTAAAACTAGATAACATTCAATTAAGGATATCTAGTTAGAGATGAAAGTACAACTAACATGAcctatgataataatattatcataacccaattttagaTACctcaaaattgttttattaaaaaatccattttttttattaaaaaatccaaaaaatcaaaactttaaaatccaaaaatatttttggaacaTAAAGAGATAAGTTATTGAGATGTAACAAACCAAAATGCTAGAAGAATATCTGGACTAGGATATTTAATTGTTGATAACCCTAAATCAATGAGTCTAAAGAgagaaacccaaaaaaacccCACAATTCAACTCAACCTATAAGAGAGGGGGGAAAAACCTTCAACCCAAAGAATTAACCAAGGAATTTAGAATTACAACTCTAATATATGTCAAAATAATGATTTGAATACCTCTTAATGAAGAATTTCTTCTcgttaaatagaaaaatattatcataattacAGCTTATAATTACTATATACCATAATTACAATCACTCTAAATTAGGTAATTATGAATGAGTATTTCTTATCAATAAGACTgacaaaaacaactaaaatcgAACTGaatctaaataattttgatggcttctaatatacttttctcgacatgattaaaaaatcaaaccaccTTCATTGATCTTCATTTTTGAAAACAAACCTATTTGTACCTAGATTAACCTCCCTCTgcttttttcaataattttttctcttctctctaagcatttaagaattaaaatataaaaaaaataaagtttagaatcaaattgtaaaatattaaaacttcaaggatcaaattgaacttTTCAAGTTAAAGCAATAGAACAATCCaaagttttataataataaggcAATGTCTTTTGGCTTACATtgtcataataataatttgcAATCGCAATCACACTCTTACACTCTTGAACGCGGTTCATTGCAGCCAAAGGGAGGGGTGATGGAGTTCCTACTTTCGTATTATTAGTAATTTTCGTGTTATTAGTTTTcaagttattatattttattgtcaaaCAGTTTTGGATGACAGATTAAATGTAATGTTCTCCAATTTTCTCTCCTCTAATCctctctcttctcctcctcctccatcaccttctccttttctcttcacTGTTATCCTTCTCATCTCTGCACTACATCAGATAGTTTAGCATGTGCTCATCAGATTTCCTCTGTAACAATAAACAGATCAGGTTAACAAAAGGAATTGAAAATGtcttcaaaaactaaataacTTTGCCTCAAGTAGGAAGATAATTGGATTTGTGTGATCTCCTCGTCTTCTTCCATAAAATGTCGGTTCATACTACACTCCTCCTTCGAAAGCATAGAGCATTTCTTGCCGGTGCATTACAATGTTTAAGGCTTTAAGCTAACAAAACGTAAATACAATAAAGATTCACCCCATTAAGCTAACTGATCTAAGGCGAGCTGAAATAACATTTATTGACGAGGAGAACCACAAACTTCACCAATATCCGAACAAGTGAGCCCGGACCAAAGTTTAACATACAATTACATTTTACATTTAAATTGATTAACTCAAATTCAAGCCAGAATCAAGGCAGAAAGtcaaaaagaagacaaaatgtCAACTGTATGAAGTTGAAAATTACTGAAACACCAAAAGCAGTTCTAGATTCAACCTAATCATTGCATCAGTCTTCAGTGCTTCAATGTTTTCATGAGACCACAAAATAAGGTTTCTGTTTCTAACATGGTTCATAGAAATCACTCTGTTTCTTGCTAGACAGCCCCACCTGCTCATAAAACAATCCCATAAGATGTAAATCAGGTAAATAGCACTTAGTACCTTGAGGATGAACAGTGAaccttttatatattattaacacAGAAAAGAACAGGTATTAAGAAAGTAAAGGCTTGATATAACAGGTGTACCGTTCACAGCAAAAAGACTTCGGCAGGTTCTAACAAAGGAGAGCAAAGCATACCAAAATAGAAAGCCTAGAAGTCATCACATGATATCATAATTCATAACCAAACAACAGGCGCTGCTGCAGAAAGAAACTCATTGTTCCAACCTGTCCTTTTCTCCCTCACCTTTCAGTAACCTCTCCACACCCCCACCCAGGGCAGTAATCATAACATGGTTTCAGGTTAGAATTCAATCATTTGATAACAATGACAGTTTGACCAGTCACAAATCATCAATTGCATGTGAAGCTTGCGGCTCAAGCTCCAGTGTGTTAactatttaaaacttaaaatcaagTGTTTTAACCTAAATTAAAAGAACACAATAGAACTTATGGGCTAACAGCTAGAGAGAATCATCATCCAATGATGCTGAGTTCTTTATTCTGTTTATTCATTCTACTTTTCAAGTGAAGTGTCTATTATTTGAGCAAAAGTTTATTGCTCCGCTCAAATTAGTTAGTCCAAAAGTTGACATCCTCCAATTGCAATCTGAAGATATCAAAATCTATACTCGCTCTTCAGCTAATGATATGATCCCAATAAGGGTCAATCAGAGGGGAACTTCTCCCCACTATCCTCTCTATCAGGAAAATCAAATGcaaaccaataaaatccatCTATCCTCTCTTTCAGCTCTTTTTTTTGCCACCACTTTCTCAATATACCCTTCAATCAGGAGTCAATGCAGCCATAAACCTCTCAAATGGAAAAGGCATTAAATCCGGTGCATTTAAGTTCTCtagtaaaactaaaaaacagaACTCAAATgtagaaattatatatagctaAAGAAATCACTTAAATCATATTACCTAGTGATGAAGTTCACTCTCAAATATGGAAGCCAAAATCTACAGCCTAGCTCAGATTAGTTATCTCCAGCAGGTCATAAATGTTGCAGTCACAGTCcacacaataaaaatttataactgCTCTTAAGCTAATCAACAAATGTTTTCCCTCCAGCAGCTATCCATTCCAACTCTACACCAAAAGGGGgttttttttctacatttaGCTCAACAATATAAGTCTTCTCAGAAAGAGTACTGCAAAGCTCGGAACAGAGCTAATTAAAACTAGTTATGCCATCATGAATACAACTAAACCACATATGTACAAATAAGTTAGGTTATACAACAAGGTGaatgaattgaaaattatttcctAGTTATGAAGTTCACtctcaaatatattatttcaagcaAAAATTTACAACCCAGCTCAAATTAGTTAAATCCAAAAGGCTATATCCTTCATTTTCTGTctgtataacaaaaaaaatatataactgtTCTGAAGGTAATCTGATACAAAAAGTTTCCCTTCAGCTGATATCCTGATATCCTTATTCCTTACCACCTCAACACCGAAAGggggaatatttttttttctcttagcaATTGAAGACATTTCTCAGAAAGTGTATAATCAAGTTCTCAACAGAGTTGTTCAAGACTAATTATGCCATCATATGTGAAACTAAAGCACAGAAGTCAAATGTAAAAATCATTACTGGTTAAATAACTAGGGAAATCCCAGCTAAAGCCTAAATGTGGAGTTTGGACAGGTTAATGTATGAAGAAAAACCCTGAAGACCACCAGTATCAATATCAATCAGattatgatgttttattttccaaaaagcTATCTCAGATTGAGTAAATGTCACAAACTTCTCGCACTATCCTGCTACTTTGTTACTTTACTGTTCAACTACATCACTTTCCTAGCAACGCAGTAAAGTCAAACAGTCACAATTCCAATAATGAATGCAGCatgatagaaaacaaaaactttggAAGAAATTTGGCTACAAGGGTGGTTTCTGCAAAGGTTTCGAAAATCCAAGCATTTCCACCATTATGATCTTCAGCTCTTTGCTAGATCAGTAGACTCTTTATGAGAAATCAAGCTGCAGAAGGATGAGACACAATGCTTGGTAACAGCAAGTTTAATACTTAATAGCTTATACTAACCGAGAAAATCACCATATGACACATGCCAGCTCAGAAGCAACCAAATTTGAAGTGCCACAAAGCTTATTACCTTTCCCTCCCAAATTAAAAGTTCCCCTAAACAAACCCAGATATTAATAACACAGGCCCGCCTATGCGGTACACCCTCTAGTAGTTGTTAtaataagaaggaaaaaaaaagccttgcTTCTATGGAGGAAGAACACATCAATCAACTGGTATTCAAGACAGCAATTCAAAAATGGGTCTTTCTTAAAGGCTTTGTTCTGGTTTTGTAACCACATAATTGGTTTCATTCCAGTATAAGTGACCTCCACTGGGTCTATTAATGGTGGtacaaacaaagaaataaaaagaaatttattagcGAACAGCAGGGAGGATGACATCAATGAAGGAATCAACcataattctaaaatttcaaacaataaTGTAAATAAAGATCCAGAATCCAACAACCAATGCCAAATTCAAAAcctgattaaaaaaacacatacctTAATGAATCACATCCATCTGTCTATCTAATCTTTTGCATCCCAGCACTCTTCTTCGCTGCCTCATTAATTTTCTCACTATACCCTTCAATGGGTGGAGTCAAAGTAGCCATGAAACTACTCGCAGGAAAAGGCGTTAGATCCGGTATCAAGGCGGCCTTCTTCAAATTCTCCGGTAAAGCCTCAATAGCCTCGTTCTTACACTTCAAGCAATTAGTCAAAGCAGCCTGTCTGGCCCTATGCTTTCTCATCAACACCCTACTGTACTCCTTGGCCAGTTTCATCCCATCCTCCTCAGTCAACTCATATTTTGGTATCTTATCGACATCAACCAAACctaaagaaatcaaatctaaaccaGGAGTCCCAATAATCATGGGCTCATCAGGAACACCCATAGCTTGCCTTCCACCTTTCTTTAAAATCTCCTTTTCGCGAATCCTGTCTTTGCTTAGAAGTCCCAATTTTTCTCTTTCTGCTTCACGGGCACGGTCTTTGGGCTTTAAGTAACGAACTGGGGCTGGTGCGTTGATGCATTGGTCATAAAGACGGTTCCTCTCAGAGTCTTGACGCGAAAATGATCTAGAAGGATCTTGAGAGCctgattttttgttcttgttcgtTGTTACTTTAGAGCGCTTCTTCGCTACCCCATCTTTGCCTTTTCC from the Populus nigra chromosome 9, ddPopNigr1.1, whole genome shotgun sequence genome contains:
- the LOC133702527 gene encoding uncharacterized protein LOC133702527, which gives rise to MLRITRTQQPLQSLTHQFLQRCSVSGTSKGKGKDGVAKKRSKVTTNKNKKSGSQDPSRSFSRQDSERNRLYDQCINAPAPVRYLKPKDRAREAEREKLGLLSKDRIREKEILKKGGRQAMGVPDEPMIIGTPGLDLISLGLVDVDKIPKYELTEEDGMKLAKEYSRVLMRKHRARQAALTNCLKCKNEAIEALPENLKKAALIPDLTPFPASSFMATLTPPIEGYSEKINEAAKKSAGMQKIR